A stretch of the Chlorobiota bacterium genome encodes the following:
- a CDS encoding DUF1569 domain-containing protein: MKNYFDKEITSEIINRINLLNNNSQPLWGKMSVSQMLAHCNVTYELVYENKNPKPNFFKKILLKLFVKNFVVNEKPYKQNGPTGKEFIIKIDKDFDSEKKRLISYLLKTQKLGGSYFHNKESHSFGALTTSEWNNLFYKHLDHHLSQFGV, encoded by the coding sequence ATGAAAAATTATTTTGATAAAGAAATTACTAGTGAAATTATAAATCGAATTAACTTGTTAAATAATAACTCTCAACCTCTTTGGGGTAAAATGTCTGTGTCTCAAATGTTAGCTCATTGCAATGTAACTTATGAATTGGTTTATGAAAATAAAAATCCCAAACCAAATTTTTTCAAGAAAATACTGTTGAAATTATTTGTTAAAAATTTTGTTGTCAATGAAAAACCTTATAAACAGAATGGTCCAACTGGTAAGGAATTTATTATTAAAATTGATAAAGATTTTGACTCAGAAAAGAAAAGATTAATTAGTTATTTATTAAAAACACAAAAGTTAGGTGGATCTTATTTTCACAATAAAGAATCTCATTCTTTTGGAGCATTAACAACTAGTGAATGGAATAATTTATTTTACAAACATCTAGACCACCATTTAAGCCAATTTGGTGTCTAA
- the rplS gene encoding 50S ribosomal protein L19 has product MKAILELQSAIIAQVASERKERNGGNDVNIPNFRSGDVISVDVRVVEGEKERIQKYEGIVISRRGSGVSATFTVRKISNGVGVERIFQLNSPIIQNINIVREGKVRRAKLYYLRELSTKAVRAKTT; this is encoded by the coding sequence ATGAAAGCAATTCTAGAACTACAGAGCGCAATTATTGCGCAAGTTGCCTCAGAACGTAAAGAGCGTAACGGAGGTAATGATGTAAACATCCCAAATTTTAGATCTGGAGATGTTATAAGCGTTGATGTTCGTGTTGTTGAGGGTGAAAAAGAACGTATCCAAAAATATGAAGGGATTGTTATTTCACGCAGAGGCTCTGGAGTTTCAGCCACATTTACAGTTCGCAAAATTAGTAATGGTGTTGGTGTTGAAAGAATTTTTCAACTTAACTCACCTATAATTCAAAACATAAATATTGTTCGTGAAGGTAAAGTTCGTAGAGCAAAATTATATTATTTGCGTGAACTTTCAACTAAAGCAGTACGAGCAAAAACAACTTAA
- a CDS encoding amino acid adenylation domain-containing protein, which yields MKQSILLGDIKDEFIVNESLSDIFKNTVKTYPNKLAVVFNEKKITYKELDQWSDEIASSLIKDGINIGDCIGLWYHRSIELHVAVLAITKAGATYIPIDVDMPIDRVENIYNDISFKAIFTEKQITFNCKIYKVTEFKNKENPILPQKPKPSNFAYILYTSGSTGKPKGIPITHRQICHLIRSEQSIINISKDDKVYQGFSISFDMWCEETWISYFVGATLYVADSETSKAIDELSFFLKEKGISVLHAVPSLLGIMGTDIPTLRLVNAGGEACSKQVVSKWATSEREFYNSYGPTETTVTSSMVKLKPNDEISIGLPLPNYHYAIVDENLNILPIGHFGELVITGVGVGNGYINLPELTTEKFVKNKNLQTDFPGETIYRSGDAALMKEDNTIEFHGRIDDQIKLRGYRIELGEIENQISIIEDVLTAAVTIKKDSFNQDQLVGYIIIKDNVELNETYIQKRLLNVLPSYMIPQLILVLDEMPRLPSGKVNRKLLPTPESFQIKQDDLNDFSIDEDKGVEEKVILILRKIFPDKIVSVTSDFFTDLNGHSMLAATFVSMLRKGGGMKNISLKDVYMNRPILKLIDEWDKKQIDKKPTKNIFIETNWLRHALCGIAQTISLIFVYGLFASQIYLPYLGYYYIQTEFGSHINAILTALSLFCFIPLLLSLLSILIKWVVIGKYKEGVYPLWGTYFFRWWFVEKIERLVQINFLNGTPIYGSYLRLRGVKIGNDSQISAFNITAEDLVEIGDDVSISSNVNFSNVEIKNGTITFSKIIIGNHAYIGSACVIEGNTVIEDWGELKDLSCLNEGKTIKSNEIWEGSPAELIKTKSISELQLPLETKKIKKLVYYIIFSLLLFIFPFALLTPLLPVLILITELDNNANDYDFSYFIYMPLLSLIYIVLFSIQTIILTRLLQQNIKSGKYPIYSFTFLRKWLSDQLISLSLLVLHQIFATVYISTLFRLLGAKIGKYTEISTANNVSHTFLEIGSNSFIADNVTLGETDVRGQQLIIENTLIGSNSFVGNSALISQGYVLNDDMLIGVLSLPPNEEQTKIHKSKDWFGSPSIPLPRRQGSGDYDQSLTFRPTKLIWAARAIVELIRCILPETILLCCSTLFIAFIHDILIDYSWWEFIIYFPFYFLFFIGLPTLVFTLLLKWIFIGKYKPKHMPMWSKGVWFSEAITSIYESLAVPFFLEFTRGTPWLPFFMRLFGSKIGKKVYMDTTDITEFDMVELGDCVSLNEASGPQTHLFEDRVMKIGKIKIGSYSSVGTASIILYDTEIGENVNIGSLSLLMKGETLEKNTNWSGCPVKSN from the coding sequence ATGAAACAAAGTATTCTTTTAGGAGATATAAAGGACGAGTTTATTGTTAATGAATCACTAAGTGATATTTTTAAAAATACTGTTAAAACCTATCCAAATAAGCTAGCTGTAGTTTTTAATGAAAAAAAAATTACTTATAAAGAACTGGATCAGTGGAGTGATGAAATTGCATCTTCCTTAATAAAGGATGGTATTAATATTGGAGATTGTATTGGGTTATGGTATCATAGAAGTATTGAATTGCATGTAGCAGTATTGGCAATTACAAAAGCTGGTGCAACATACATTCCAATTGATGTGGATATGCCTATTGATAGAGTTGAAAATATATATAATGATATAAGTTTTAAAGCAATCTTTACTGAAAAGCAAATCACATTTAATTGTAAGATATATAAAGTAACCGAATTCAAAAATAAAGAAAATCCAATACTTCCTCAAAAGCCTAAGCCTTCAAATTTCGCATATATTTTATATACATCTGGAAGTACTGGCAAACCAAAAGGGATACCAATTACTCACAGACAAATTTGCCATTTAATAAGATCTGAACAATCTATTATAAATATTTCAAAAGATGATAAAGTTTATCAAGGTTTTTCTATTTCATTTGATATGTGGTGTGAGGAGACTTGGATTAGTTATTTCGTAGGTGCAACTTTATATGTTGCAGATTCTGAGACATCTAAAGCAATTGATGAGCTATCATTTTTCCTTAAAGAAAAGGGAATTTCAGTTTTGCATGCTGTTCCAAGTTTGCTCGGAATTATGGGAACTGATATACCTACATTAAGACTGGTAAACGCTGGAGGAGAAGCATGTTCAAAGCAAGTTGTTAGTAAATGGGCAACATCAGAAAGAGAGTTTTATAACAGTTATGGACCTACTGAAACTACTGTTACTTCTTCGATGGTTAAATTAAAGCCAAATGATGAAATTTCTATTGGATTGCCCTTACCGAATTATCATTATGCAATTGTTGATGAAAATTTAAATATACTTCCAATAGGTCATTTTGGAGAGCTTGTTATAACTGGCGTGGGAGTTGGGAATGGATATATAAATTTGCCAGAATTAACTACAGAAAAATTTGTGAAAAACAAAAATTTACAAACTGATTTTCCTGGAGAAACAATTTATAGATCTGGTGATGCAGCATTAATGAAAGAAGATAATACTATTGAATTCCATGGAAGAATTGATGATCAGATAAAATTAAGAGGTTATAGAATTGAGTTAGGTGAAATTGAAAATCAAATCAGTATTATTGAAGATGTTTTAACTGCTGCAGTAACCATTAAAAAAGATAGTTTTAATCAAGACCAACTTGTTGGTTACATAATTATAAAAGATAATGTTGAATTAAATGAAACCTACATTCAGAAAAGGTTATTAAATGTTCTTCCCTCTTACATGATTCCTCAGTTGATTTTGGTTTTAGATGAGATGCCAAGATTACCAAGTGGTAAAGTTAACAGAAAATTACTTCCTACCCCCGAATCATTCCAGATTAAACAAGATGACTTAAATGATTTCAGTATTGATGAAGATAAAGGAGTTGAAGAAAAAGTAATATTGATACTTCGAAAAATATTTCCTGACAAAATTGTTAGTGTAACAAGTGATTTTTTTACCGATTTGAATGGTCATTCAATGTTAGCAGCAACTTTTGTTTCTATGTTAAGGAAAGGTGGTGGGATGAAAAATATCTCACTTAAAGATGTTTATATGAACAGACCTATTTTAAAATTAATTGATGAATGGGATAAAAAACAGATTGACAAAAAACCTACAAAAAATATCTTTATAGAAACAAATTGGTTAAGGCATGCTTTATGCGGAATAGCACAAACTATATCTTTAATTTTTGTATATGGATTATTTGCATCTCAAATATACTTACCATATTTAGGTTATTATTACATCCAAACAGAATTTGGAAGTCACATAAATGCTATATTAACTGCTCTGTCCCTTTTCTGTTTTATACCATTATTACTTTCATTATTAAGTATTTTAATAAAGTGGGTTGTAATTGGTAAATATAAGGAAGGAGTGTATCCATTATGGGGAACATATTTTTTTAGATGGTGGTTTGTTGAAAAAATTGAGCGTTTAGTTCAGATAAATTTTTTAAATGGAACACCCATTTACGGTTCTTATTTAAGATTAAGAGGAGTTAAAATTGGGAATGACTCACAAATTAGTGCTTTTAATATTACTGCTGAAGACTTAGTAGAAATAGGTGATGATGTAAGCATAAGCTCTAATGTGAACTTTAGTAATGTTGAAATTAAAAATGGTACAATAACATTTAGTAAAATAATAATAGGAAACCACGCCTATATTGGAAGTGCTTGCGTAATTGAAGGAAATACTGTTATTGAGGATTGGGGTGAACTGAAAGATTTAAGTTGTTTAAATGAAGGTAAAACAATTAAATCTAATGAAATCTGGGAAGGTAGTCCTGCTGAATTGATAAAAACTAAATCAATAAGTGAATTGCAATTACCTCTTGAAACTAAAAAAATTAAGAAGTTAGTTTATTATATTATATTTAGTTTGTTATTATTTATTTTCCCTTTTGCACTGCTTACCCCTTTATTGCCAGTACTTATATTAATTACAGAACTTGATAATAATGCTAATGATTATGATTTTTCATATTTCATTTATATGCCATTACTCTCGTTAATTTATATTGTACTTTTTTCCATTCAAACAATAATTTTAACACGATTATTACAACAAAATATTAAGTCTGGTAAATACCCAATTTATAGTTTTACATTCTTAAGAAAATGGCTTTCAGATCAACTTATATCTTTATCATTATTAGTTCTACATCAAATATTTGCTACAGTTTACATTTCAACTTTATTTAGATTACTTGGAGCTAAAATTGGAAAATATACTGAGATCTCAACAGCAAACAATGTATCTCATACATTCTTGGAAATTGGAAGTAACTCTTTTATAGCCGATAATGTTACATTAGGGGAAACTGACGTTAGGGGACAACAACTTATAATTGAAAATACTTTAATAGGAAGTAATAGTTTTGTTGGAAATAGTGCTTTAATCAGTCAAGGTTATGTTCTTAATGATGATATGTTAATAGGTGTTTTATCATTACCACCAAATGAAGAGCAAACTAAAATCCATAAATCTAAAGATTGGTTCGGTTCACCATCTATACCTCTCCCAAGAAGACAAGGTAGTGGTGACTATGATCAATCATTAACATTCAGACCAACCAAACTTATTTGGGCAGCAAGAGCAATAGTTGAGCTTATACGTTGTATACTCCCCGAAACAATTCTCCTTTGTTGTAGCACACTTTTTATAGCTTTTATTCATGATATTCTAATTGATTATTCTTGGTGGGAATTTATTATATATTTTCCATTTTATTTTTTATTCTTTATCGGATTGCCTACTCTAGTTTTTACACTTCTTCTTAAATGGATTTTTATTGGGAAGTACAAACCAAAACATATGCCTATGTGGAGTAAAGGTGTTTGGTTTAGTGAGGCTATAACTTCTATATACGAATCATTAGCCGTACCATTCTTTTTAGAGTTTACTAGGGGGACACCTTGGTTGCCTTTTTTTATGAGACTCTTTGGTTCAAAAATTGGTAAGAAAGTTTATATGGATACTACAGATATTACAGAATTTGATATGGTTGAATTGGGTGATTGTGTATCTTTAAATGAAGCGAGCGGACCACAAACTCATTTGTTTGAAGATAGAGTTATGAAAATAGGTAAAATTAAAATAGGAAGTTATTCTTCTGTTGGAACAGCAAGTATAATTTTATATGATACTGAAATTGGTGAGAATGTTAATATAGGTTCTTTATCATTACTAATGAAAGGAGAAACTTTAGAAAAAAATACTAATTGGTCTGGTTGTCCAGTTAAAAGTAATTAA
- a CDS encoding M20/M25/M40 family metallo-hydrolase yields the protein MKNLDKTSIINSTSMKFLEDYLNNPAPSGDESNGQKIWLNYIGKYIDEHFVDNYGTVVGIINPKSKFKVVIEAHADEISWQVKYITDDGFIHVCKNGDIDHQIAPSKRVNIFTDKGIVKGVFGWPSISIREKLNKPFPKTENLSIDIGATSKSQVESLGIHIGCLITYEDQFEILNFGNWIGRSLDNKIGGFIIAEVARLININNVKLPFSLFIVNSVQEEVGLNGASMIVENIEPDLAICIDVTLDTNTPFIKKEIHGDVKCGEGAVINFAPSIHKVVRDLVIDNAKKNNIPYQFEATSNVTDTDADAFAYGCCGVPTCLISIPLRYMHTTVEMVNKGDVESCIQLIYETLLSINTKLDLKYLK from the coding sequence ATGAAAAATCTTGATAAAACATCTATTATAAATAGTACTTCTATGAAATTTTTGGAAGACTATTTAAATAATCCAGCACCATCTGGAGATGAATCAAATGGTCAAAAAATTTGGTTGAATTATATTGGCAAATATATTGATGAACATTTCGTAGATAACTATGGTACTGTTGTGGGAATTATAAATCCCAAAAGTAAATTTAAAGTTGTAATTGAAGCTCATGCAGATGAAATTAGTTGGCAAGTTAAATATATAACTGATGATGGATTTATTCATGTTTGTAAAAATGGTGATATAGATCATCAAATTGCTCCATCAAAAAGGGTTAACATTTTTACCGATAAAGGAATTGTTAAAGGAGTCTTTGGGTGGCCATCAATTTCTATACGTGAAAAATTAAATAAGCCATTTCCAAAAACAGAAAATTTAAGTATAGACATTGGAGCTACTAGTAAATCACAAGTTGAATCTTTAGGAATACATATTGGATGTTTGATAACTTATGAAGATCAGTTTGAGATTTTAAATTTCGGCAATTGGATTGGAAGGTCATTGGATAATAAAATTGGTGGCTTTATTATTGCAGAAGTTGCAAGGTTAATTAATATAAATAATGTTAAACTTCCATTCAGTTTATTCATTGTAAATTCTGTTCAAGAAGAAGTAGGCTTAAATGGTGCGAGTATGATTGTAGAAAATATTGAACCAGATTTGGCAATTTGTATTGATGTTACTCTTGATACAAATACTCCTTTTATAAAAAAAGAAATTCATGGGGATGTTAAATGTGGTGAAGGTGCTGTAATAAATTTTGCGCCATCAATTCATAAAGTAGTTCGTGATTTAGTAATTGATAATGCCAAAAAAAATAACATCCCATATCAATTTGAAGCTACTTCAAACGTTACGGATACAGATGCTGATGCTTTTGCATATGGATGTTGTGGAGTCCCAACTTGCTTGATTTCAATACCATTGAGATATATGCATACAACTGTAGAAATGGTTAATAAAGGTGATGTGGAATCTTGTATTCAATTAATTTATGAAACCCTATTATCAATAAACACTAAATTAGATTTAAAATATTTAAAATAA
- a CDS encoding NAD-dependent dehydratase → MQTIIGSGGSIGIDLAKSLMMYTNDIRLVNRNPIKINDTDSLFPADVTNPLQLDEAIEGSEICYVTVGFDYSTKVWQEKWVPFISNTINSCVKHNCKLVLFDNVYAIGGNNVIRITEDSQISPSSKKGDVRAEVDLLILNKVKEGNLNAIIARAPDFFGPIKKQNSLLMNLVYDNLIKGKSAQWFVNADVVHTMGFTPDLAKGTALLGNTPEAYNQIWNLPVDMNSLTGREWVELFANELNVKNKVFVLPIWGLKLLGIFVPILKEMAEMMYQFDRPFNFDCTKFIDKFEFKPTSNKEAVRLTIDSLKSIGV, encoded by the coding sequence ATGCAAACAATTATAGGCTCAGGAGGATCAATCGGAATAGATTTAGCAAAATCTTTGATGATGTATACAAATGATATCAGGTTGGTTAATAGAAATCCAATTAAAATTAATGATACAGATTCTTTATTCCCAGCTGATGTTACCAATCCGTTACAACTTGATGAAGCAATTGAAGGGAGTGAAATTTGTTATGTAACTGTAGGTTTTGATTATAGTACAAAAGTATGGCAAGAAAAATGGGTCCCTTTCATTTCAAATACAATAAATTCTTGTGTTAAACATAATTGCAAGTTAGTATTGTTTGATAATGTTTATGCAATAGGTGGTAACAATGTAATACGCATAACAGAAGATTCTCAAATCTCACCAAGTAGTAAAAAAGGTGATGTTAGAGCTGAAGTAGATCTTCTTATTTTAAATAAAGTTAAAGAAGGTAATTTAAATGCTATCATTGCTCGAGCACCAGATTTTTTTGGTCCAATAAAAAAGCAGAATAGTTTATTAATGAATTTAGTTTATGATAATTTAATAAAAGGGAAATCTGCTCAATGGTTTGTAAATGCTGATGTTGTTCATACAATGGGCTTTACTCCTGATTTAGCAAAAGGGACTGCTTTGCTTGGAAATACTCCTGAAGCATACAACCAAATATGGAATCTTCCTGTTGATATGAATTCTCTAACAGGTAGAGAATGGGTTGAATTATTCGCTAACGAGTTAAATGTTAAAAATAAAGTTTTTGTTTTACCAATTTGGGGACTTAAGTTATTAGGAATATTTGTTCCGATACTTAAAGAAATGGCTGAAATGATGTATCAATTTGATAGACCTTTTAATTTTGATTGTACAAAATTTATTGATAAATTTGAATTCAAACCTACCTCAAATAAAGAAGCTGTAAGATTAACTATAGATTCATTGAAAAGTATTGGAGTGTAA
- the rpsP gene encoding 30S ribosomal protein S16, whose product MVKLRLRRMGSKRRPVYDIVAADGRYPRDGRFIEKIGQYNPVVNAQEIVLKRDRALYWLSNGAQPTDTVNSILRKEGVIMEYYLSRKGNSPDKIAEELASHKLRQDKKKTSIAKPIKVVAAPVVTEAPALKEVKAPVAEAPSVVEVVALVAEAPALEEVVAPVAEAPALEEVVAPVAEAPALEEVVAPVAEAPALEEVVAPVAEAPAVEEVVAPVAEAPAVEEAVAPVAEAPALEDVVAPVAETPAVEEVVAPLGEAPTQEA is encoded by the coding sequence ATGGTAAAACTCCGATTAAGGAGAATGGGAAGCAAACGCCGTCCCGTTTATGACATCGTAGCGGCTGATGGTCGTTATCCACGCGATGGAAGATTCATTGAAAAAATTGGACAGTATAATCCAGTAGTTAATGCTCAGGAAATTGTTTTAAAACGAGATCGTGCGTTATATTGGTTATCTAATGGTGCGCAACCAACTGATACTGTTAATTCTATCCTCCGTAAGGAAGGGGTAATTATGGAATATTATCTTTCTCGTAAGGGTAATTCTCCAGATAAAATCGCTGAAGAACTAGCTAGTCATAAACTTCGCCAAGATAAGAAAAAAACTTCTATAGCTAAACCAATCAAAGTTGTTGCAGCACCAGTAGTTACTGAAGCTCCAGCGCTTAAAGAAGTGAAAGCACCAGTAGCAGAAGCTCCATCGGTAGTAGAAGTTGTAGCACTAGTAGCAGAAGCTCCAGCATTAGAAGAAGTTGTTGCACCAGTAGCAGAAGCACCAGCATTAGAAGAAGTTGTTGCACCAGTAGCAGAAGCTCCAGCATTAGAAGAAGTTGTTGCACCAGTAGCAGAAGCACCAGCATTAGAAGAAGTTGTTGCACCAGTAGCAGAAGCTCCAGCAGTGGAAGAAGTTGTTGCACCAGTAGCAGAAGCTCCAGCAGTGGAAGAAGCTGTTGCACCAGTAGCAGAAGCTCCAGCATTAGAAGATGTTGTTGCACCAGTAGCAGAAACTCCAGCAGTGGAAGAAGTTGTTGCACCACTAGGAGAAGCACCTACTCAAGAGGCATAA
- a CDS encoding 4'-phosphopantetheinyl transferase superfamily protein: protein MEIKVEVEFLKIKYKEIITIWDIDEFEFNLHKLPVFIQSSILEYKDPMIKQLKIEGKLLLINLIHEFNLEEKYNLNNIKTSNTNKPYLNDEIDFSISHSGNVVICGLSIHNRIGLDLEKIIPNNLNLFDEYLTKKEIYMINKNQNPNQYFYNIWTRKEALSKVTGFGIELKFNTVDVTNDNIIFQGKNYKFTQLEINNKFICSLIIEES, encoded by the coding sequence ATGGAAATAAAAGTTGAAGTAGAATTTCTTAAAATAAAGTATAAAGAAATTATTACAATTTGGGATATTGATGAGTTTGAATTTAACTTACATAAGCTCCCAGTTTTCATTCAATCTTCAATTTTGGAATACAAAGACCCTATGATAAAACAACTTAAAATTGAAGGTAAATTGTTATTGATTAATTTAATACATGAATTTAATTTAGAAGAAAAGTATAATCTTAATAATATTAAAACTTCTAATACTAATAAACCATACCTAAATGATGAAATTGATTTTTCGATTTCCCATAGCGGTAATGTTGTTATTTGTGGTTTATCAATTCATAATAGAATTGGACTTGATTTAGAAAAAATTATTCCAAATAATCTAAATTTATTTGATGAATACTTAACAAAAAAAGAGATTTATATGATAAATAAAAATCAAAATCCTAATCAATATTTTTATAATATTTGGACAAGAAAAGAAGCATTGTCTAAAGTTACTGGTTTTGGAATAGAGCTAAAATTTAACACAGTTGATGTTACAAATGATAATATTATTTTTCAAGGTAAAAATTATAAATTCACTCAACTTGAAATAAATAATAAATTTATTTGCTCCTTGATAATAGAGGAAAGTTGA
- the trmD gene encoding tRNA (guanosine(37)-N1)-methyltransferase TrmD — protein MRIDIISAVPQIFDSFLSTSIPKRAIDKGAVEIIIHNLHNYGVGKYKQIDDTPCGGGAGMILKPEPIFDCIESLKLEREYDEVIFMTPDGEQLNQSYSNKLSLLNNLIILCGHYKGIDNRVRETLITKELSIGDYVLSGGEIPAMALSDSVIRLLPKVISDIDSALTDSFQDGLLEAPQYTKPAEFRGLNVPEVLLNGDHKKISEWRLNQSLDRTKERRLDLYDKF, from the coding sequence ATGAGAATAGATATTATAAGTGCAGTACCTCAAATTTTCGATAGTTTTTTATCTACCTCTATACCAAAAAGAGCAATTGATAAAGGTGCTGTGGAGATTATAATACATAATCTTCATAATTATGGAGTTGGTAAATATAAACAGATAGATGATACACCTTGTGGAGGAGGAGCTGGCATGATACTCAAGCCAGAACCTATTTTTGATTGTATAGAATCTTTGAAATTGGAAAGGGAATATGATGAAGTTATTTTTATGACTCCAGATGGTGAACAGTTGAATCAGAGTTATTCTAATAAATTATCTTTGCTTAATAATCTGATTATCCTTTGTGGACACTATAAAGGGATTGACAACAGAGTAAGAGAAACCTTAATCACTAAGGAACTCTCAATTGGTGATTATGTTCTTTCTGGAGGTGAAATTCCAGCGATGGCATTATCTGACTCAGTTATTAGGCTTTTACCAAAAGTGATTAGTGATATTGATTCTGCATTAACCGATTCTTTTCAAGACGGGTTATTAGAAGCACCTCAGTACACAAAGCCTGCTGAATTCAGAGGGTTAAATGTTCCAGAGGTTTTGCTCAATGGAGATCATAAAAAAATTTCTGAATGGAGATTGAATCAATCACTTGACAGAACTAAGGAAAGGAGACTTGACTTGTATGATAAATTTTAA
- the rimM gene encoding 16S rRNA processing protein RimM produces the protein MDNLVRLGVITRIFGLKGDVICSLDFKVIPEIVIPCKVNLGFTEGYSKEILLLSSKPHSAYLVMKFENINTPQAATELIEQALFIDRKYVVYSNPFITPDLINYKIKDNNNLVIGELKEIYSSSAHPVWLIVNDDKQELMIPAVKEFITELNCSDKYATVKLIEGMAFE, from the coding sequence ATGGATAATCTTGTTAGATTAGGAGTTATTACTCGCATATTTGGACTTAAGGGTGATGTAATATGTTCTCTTGATTTTAAAGTTATTCCAGAAATAGTAATTCCTTGTAAAGTGAATTTAGGATTTACTGAAGGTTATTCAAAAGAAATATTGTTGTTGAGTTCAAAACCTCATTCAGCTTATTTGGTAATGAAGTTCGAAAATATCAATACTCCTCAAGCTGCAACAGAATTAATTGAACAAGCATTATTTATAGATAGAAAATATGTAGTTTATAGTAATCCATTTATTACTCCTGATTTAATTAATTACAAAATTAAAGACAATAATAATTTGGTAATTGGAGAGTTAAAAGAAATTTATTCATCTTCAGCTCATCCAGTTTGGTTAATTGTAAATGATGATAAGCAAGAATTGATGATACCTGCAGTAAAAGAATTTATTACTGAATTAAATTGTTCAGATAAATATGCTACTGTTAAATTAATAGAAGGAATGGCATTTGAATAG
- a CDS encoding divalent metal cation transporter: protein MKYKLIKFWKKLGPGLITGSSDDDPSGIATYSQAGAAYGLSTLWATLISFPLMAAIQEMCARIGLVTSKGLTGTLKQYYPKSILYLMLAFSFPAIVLNIGADIAGMGAVGNLLFPKIEASYFSVLFTLLLLITIIYLPYLKIAAILKYLCIVLLVYLIVPFLYKQDWSSILIATFIPTIKFDKNFISIIVGILGTTISPYLFFWQATMEVEDMKHKKNHLMVNKKIIHDMKADVDFGMSFSGIVAWFIILTTGTVLYKSGIHQIDTVEQAAMALRPLAGEFAYLLFALGVIGTGLLAIPVLSGALSYIFCETFGWKEGLDNKFNEAKPFYIIIAISLLLGLSLNYIGISPIKALIYSAIFYGITAPVLIAIILHICNNKKVMGTFTNSIKSNVLGFITLFIMTASSLILLYLQLTT, encoded by the coding sequence ATTAAGTATAAACTAATTAAATTTTGGAAGAAATTAGGTCCAGGTTTAATTACAGGCTCAAGTGATGACGACCCTTCTGGGATTGCAACTTATTCTCAAGCTGGGGCAGCTTATGGGCTTTCAACGCTTTGGGCAACTTTGATTTCATTTCCATTAATGGCAGCAATACAGGAAATGTGTGCAAGGATTGGCTTAGTTACTTCAAAAGGCTTAACCGGAACTTTAAAACAATATTATCCAAAATCAATTTTGTATTTAATGTTAGCTTTTAGTTTCCCTGCAATTGTGCTTAATATAGGTGCTGATATAGCTGGAATGGGAGCAGTTGGCAATTTGTTATTTCCAAAAATTGAGGCTTCATATTTTAGTGTTTTATTTACATTGCTTCTACTAATTACAATAATTTATTTACCTTATTTAAAAATTGCTGCAATTCTTAAATATCTATGCATCGTACTTTTAGTTTATTTGATTGTTCCATTTTTATATAAACAAGATTGGTCTTCTATTTTAATTGCTACTTTTATTCCAACAATAAAGTTTGATAAAAATTTTATAAGTATAATAGTTGGAATTTTGGGCACAACAATTTCTCCTTATCTATTCTTCTGGCAAGCAACAATGGAAGTTGAAGATATGAAACATAAAAAAAATCATCTTATGGTCAATAAAAAAATTATTCACGATATGAAAGCTGATGTTGACTTTGGAATGTCATTTTCGGGGATAGTTGCTTGGTTCATAATTTTAACAACAGGAACAGTTTTATACAAATCTGGTATTCATCAAATTGATACAGTAGAACAAGCAGCAATGGCTTTAAGACCCTTGGCTGGAGAATTTGCATATTTACTTTTTGCTTTAGGTGTAATTGGCACTGGTCTGTTAGCAATTCCTGTTTTAAGTGGAGCTTTATCATATATATTTTGTGAAACTTTTGGTTGGAAAGAAGGGCTTGATAATAAATTTAACGAGGCTAAACCTTTTTATATAATTATTGCAATCTCATTATTGCTTGGTTTATCTTTAAATTATATTGGCATAAGCCCTATTAAAGCTTTGATATATTCAGCCATTTTTTATGGAATCACTGCTCCAGTTTTGATAGCAATCATATTGCATATTTGCAATAATAAAAAAGTGATGGGAACTTTTACAAATAGTATTAAATCAAATGTTTTAGGATTTATAACATTATTTATTATGACCGCTTCAAGTTTAATTTTACTTTATTTGCAGTTAACTACATAG